The following proteins are co-located in the Paludibaculum fermentans genome:
- a CDS encoding LssY C-terminal domain-containing protein yields the protein MVSFFTLLACRAAAVLAWVLLLTPELANAGAFNTLPTNSGTVVTVRLLSPLSSFSSRPGDEFQAIVVAPVEQDGRILIPRNSIVRGRVAKTTRVGRGFIHERASMQLEFYEWQPPGGDKQPFTARLMEVDNAREQVLENGRIKGILATSGPPGLLLGMWRRPDLSMFGRASIGFSGIAHFTWLQSNFHPAMAPAIAGLRMLLVRFPEPEIHLPAGADLVLSTRSRFQPLPAVPTSLLPSPPAELVSLAAAQPLLTTRGTSGKSADITNLLFIGSREDLEQAFQRSGWFTADTMAPQTVLRGYKAMTTQDAYPTAPVSLLQLHGRPPDLVFQRSLNTIAKRHHIRVWKQPDQYEGREVWVAAATHDTGIRVRAGGMSYTHRIDPYIDRERHKVVEDLSFAGCVEDDDLIDRPDFSDEPYGRISTDGRMAVVRLKACTPTVDLTAASQIPPQRIRPSARLLRRFILENRHAIIRGNLYYLAFQGINSFRKHRQRPILIESAGEDLESPLD from the coding sequence GTGGTTAGTTTCTTCACGCTTCTGGCCTGTCGGGCCGCTGCTGTATTGGCCTGGGTGTTGCTGTTGACGCCGGAACTGGCGAACGCAGGGGCATTCAACACGCTTCCTACCAATTCAGGGACCGTGGTTACGGTCAGGTTGCTCTCGCCGTTGTCGAGTTTTTCCTCCAGGCCGGGCGACGAGTTCCAGGCGATTGTCGTAGCGCCCGTGGAGCAGGATGGACGGATTCTGATTCCGCGCAACAGCATCGTGCGTGGACGAGTGGCCAAGACAACCAGAGTGGGGCGCGGCTTCATCCATGAAAGAGCGTCCATGCAGCTGGAGTTTTACGAATGGCAGCCGCCAGGCGGGGACAAACAGCCTTTCACCGCGCGCCTGATGGAAGTAGACAACGCCCGCGAGCAGGTTTTGGAGAATGGCCGCATCAAGGGGATCCTGGCCACCAGCGGACCGCCCGGTCTGTTGCTGGGGATGTGGCGGCGCCCGGACCTGTCCATGTTTGGCCGGGCCTCCATTGGGTTCTCGGGCATTGCCCATTTCACGTGGCTGCAGTCGAACTTCCACCCCGCCATGGCCCCGGCGATCGCCGGTTTGCGCATGCTGCTGGTGCGCTTTCCCGAGCCGGAGATCCATTTGCCCGCCGGCGCAGACCTCGTGCTGAGCACGAGAAGCAGGTTCCAGCCTTTGCCGGCTGTTCCAACATCTCTCTTGCCGTCCCCCCCGGCTGAGCTTGTATCCCTGGCCGCTGCGCAGCCGCTGCTCACCACCCGCGGCACCAGCGGAAAGTCAGCGGACATTACGAATCTCCTGTTCATCGGGTCCCGCGAGGATCTTGAGCAGGCGTTCCAAAGATCAGGCTGGTTTACGGCGGATACCATGGCGCCCCAGACGGTCTTGCGCGGCTACAAGGCGATGACGACCCAGGACGCCTATCCGACAGCGCCGGTATCCCTGCTGCAGTTGCACGGGCGCCCGCCGGACCTGGTGTTCCAACGGTCCTTGAACACCATCGCCAAGCGCCACCATATCCGGGTCTGGAAGCAGCCCGATCAATATGAGGGGCGCGAGGTGTGGGTAGCCGCCGCGACGCACGACACCGGCATCCGGGTGCGTGCCGGAGGCATGTCGTATACACATCGTATCGACCCGTATATCGACAGAGAGCGGCACAAAGTGGTGGAGGACCTGAGTTTTGCGGGCTGCGTGGAAGACGACGACCTGATCGACCGGCCGGACTTTTCCGATGAACCCTATGGCCGCATCTCCACTGACGGACGGATGGCTGTTGTACGGCTCAAGGCATGCACCCCGACCGTGGACCTGACCGCCGCCTCCCAGATTCCACCCCAGCGGATTCGTCCTTCCGCCCGGCTGCTGCGCCGGTTTATCCTCGAGAACCGGCACGCCATCATCCGCGGGAATCTGTACTATCTCGCATTTCAGGGAATCAATTCGTTCCGGAAACACAGGCAGCGGCCGATACTCATTGAGAGTGCCGGCGAGGACCTCGAGAGTCCGCTGGATTAG
- a CDS encoding phosphatase PAP2 family protein: MLVFFFLYTAVLAYRFELTPAQRFASYAAPVVVLALGYAAASSGRKAAEIARDWAPAPLVLLAYWQMDWFASSHTLRGLESTWLQWDRVVLDGWSLRSLIESQGRLIPSVLELAYSLLYSIPPLSIAALYIYRRRHRVDEFLFPYLLSTLLVYALLPFFPSASPRLEFAHLDLPAVDTVFRRFNLWVLSWGDIQTGVFPSGHVATAFSCALSMRYALPEKPWVGRLLMVMAVLITIATVYGRYHYAVDGAASILLSFIAIGISRRISRG, from the coding sequence TTGCTGGTCTTTTTCTTCCTCTACACTGCAGTCCTCGCGTACCGGTTTGAATTGACGCCCGCGCAACGGTTCGCTTCTTATGCGGCCCCGGTCGTGGTGCTGGCGTTGGGTTACGCAGCTGCTTCCAGCGGACGGAAGGCGGCCGAGATTGCCCGCGACTGGGCGCCGGCGCCGCTGGTGCTGCTCGCCTACTGGCAAATGGACTGGTTTGCCTCCTCCCACACATTGCGGGGATTGGAGTCGACCTGGCTGCAGTGGGACCGAGTGGTGCTGGATGGCTGGTCGCTCCGCAGCCTGATCGAGAGCCAGGGCAGGCTGATTCCGTCGGTGCTGGAGCTTGCCTATTCCCTGCTCTATTCAATTCCGCCGTTGTCGATCGCGGCGCTCTACATATACCGCCGCCGCCACCGCGTTGACGAGTTTCTATTTCCGTATCTGCTGAGCACGCTGCTGGTCTACGCACTGCTCCCCTTCTTTCCATCGGCCTCGCCGAGGCTGGAGTTTGCACACCTCGACCTGCCAGCCGTGGATACGGTTTTCCGGCGCTTCAACTTGTGGGTTTTGTCCTGGGGTGACATCCAAACAGGCGTCTTCCCCAGCGGCCATGTGGCGACAGCCTTCTCGTGCGCCCTCAGCATGCGGTATGCGCTGCCGGAGAAACCCTGGGTCGGAAGGTTGCTGATGGTCATGGCGGTCCTGATCACCATCGCCACAGTCTACGGGCGCTATCACTATGCCGTGGACGGCGCCGCCAGCATTCTCCTGAGTTTTATTGCCATTGGAATCAGCCGGAGAATCAGCCGTGGTTAG
- a CDS encoding serine/threonine-protein kinase, with product MHPPVSGRSRYELREVLGRGGMGVVYKAYDTLMHREVALKTILDVQSKAALDLFYREWGLQASITHPNIAEIYDIGEMQHEGAVRPYFVMPLLPGTTLTELIRTSSARLTIDRALGILTQVCRGLQAAHDRGLIHRDLKPSNVFVLEDDSVRIIDFGIAHVETSAQTSVRGTLAYMAPELLQMKPASVASDIFALGVLSYESLTRRRPFEGSNDAELSRAILYSSPHPISELVQGVPLNVSRTIHKAMAKQPWHRYASAREFGETLIKAQRGEPIDFFDSAKVLPRVERASRAYERGEYQVATEILNELECEGHIEQEILLLRRQVEQTQRQLTVRGFLDSARRFAEEEEFALSLRKVQEALDLDPENTDAQALRNEVEKQRRARKIEEWAALAKKHLENNAFTHARTALQSLLELRPNEPNALALLAEIQRKEQEFEKIRQEKSRLVASARDAWQRGEVTSALTNLEKWVNLDGQAPETDAERMVSLQSFYKQVRGEHEALKNSYDKARHLLSEGDHAGSLAICNQYLAKYPGHALFQALKFDVEERQRQNLSAYIAETDRRVDNEADLDRRVAVLEEALRQHPGESHFERALKLTRDKRDLVSSVASRARLHEDEGRFGEALDQWEVLRAIHASFPGLEYEIDRVQKRRDSQALVDARSGWIRQIDHHIEARDFTKAAASASQALAEFPGDQELIELRKMADEKYAQVNLAVSLLEQGRAVAAEGQPEAALELLHKAYQTDRDNPMIRSALVNALALRAKNVADTDPTSADELVGQILKIDPGHTIGLNLRALRADKKKEEFIGWCTAQARKLQAAGDLEGAIVIVQEGLSKYPNDARLNQLYTTLDRTQGGIRKMPQPPPLPAPPPPAAAAPGPPPPVVPPKPGPAPSVPQPPTRVPTMAPPVVPPPPGPGGNVPPPLPVQSPPVVPPPPSAAVPLPPQASVNVPPTPPLPPPGPGVPPLPVTERPIAGKSPLPAEPAVPPTTVISPVAPPTVLKSQAPPPPPAKPSSLATLVNSSKTIRYGLVGAAALILIASVAAIFKKAQPVGPVLVKVEVRTTPQGAKISISDQDRGVSNLKLDLTPGEYRAAAELEGYQPTFSTFTVRPGAPIVVDLTLLPWKPAVRVVSEAEVTQATLSGQTMNPGAPGEYAVDSLGEGSYQLRIVSPKGEVSAGLQLSPRSVATLAGPIQVKDLGLMLVNQYLDRVVIYYSDPTSKVSLDGQPAQPVPVDGLSINGVKTGAHTVNVEVGTTTRTLTFTMAQTPIVQAFVLGKAEADMGTILVKAGEENVSVTINGYPHYLKTRQGQVRLVSIKPGTYKLAIAKDGFEVPPAQNVEVKKGEEAIVEFKLKQIAKLATAKIQGAPGAQLFIDGQAAGSLAPDGTFSVDVAPGSHSFELHRGTAKSKPVTRDFKSGETVQVAVDLPAQQVNGTVRFEVTPSDATLTIRRANEPESQARPVSQNPLSLPEGSYIVFAASPKHTSSVANLNVQNGVSQTLTLSLRALEDRQPKKAAETHGLGDFDDPNGWSNEGEWNVRKGGKYVTYRLANTAAVFQFQIQQRKGKRLQWFLHYTDSRNHVLFRLDKTSFSRVLVAGGKSTDQARIEHHLQDTGTYEVRITVDSDRIVHELRNGDRWVVVDSYSEKGVDLAAGKFGFYVPESLIPGHDEYGVKKFTMVTKPR from the coding sequence ATGCATCCCCCGGTGTCCGGCCGCTCCCGCTATGAGCTGCGGGAAGTCCTCGGACGTGGCGGCATGGGCGTTGTCTACAAAGCGTATGACACGCTCATGCACCGCGAGGTGGCCCTAAAAACCATTCTCGACGTCCAGAGCAAAGCGGCTCTTGACCTGTTCTACCGCGAATGGGGCCTCCAGGCCTCCATTACGCACCCGAACATCGCCGAGATCTACGACATCGGCGAGATGCAGCACGAGGGAGCGGTGCGCCCCTACTTCGTGATGCCGCTCCTGCCCGGCACCACGCTCACGGAACTCATCCGCACCTCCAGCGCCCGCCTCACCATCGATCGCGCGCTCGGCATCCTCACCCAGGTCTGCCGGGGGCTTCAGGCTGCCCACGATCGCGGCCTGATTCACCGCGACCTGAAACCCAGCAACGTTTTCGTCCTGGAAGACGACTCCGTCCGCATCATCGATTTCGGCATTGCGCACGTCGAGACCTCCGCCCAAACCAGCGTCCGGGGCACTCTCGCTTACATGGCGCCCGAACTGCTCCAGATGAAGCCGGCCAGCGTGGCCAGCGACATCTTCGCCCTGGGCGTACTCAGTTACGAATCCCTCACCCGCCGCCGCCCATTCGAAGGCTCGAATGACGCCGAACTTTCCCGCGCCATCCTCTACAGCAGCCCTCATCCCATCTCGGAACTGGTGCAGGGCGTTCCGCTGAATGTTTCCCGCACCATCCACAAGGCGATGGCCAAACAGCCCTGGCACCGCTACGCCAGCGCGCGCGAATTCGGCGAGACGCTCATCAAGGCGCAGCGCGGCGAGCCTATCGATTTCTTCGACTCCGCCAAAGTGCTGCCCCGCGTCGAACGGGCTTCCCGCGCCTATGAACGCGGCGAGTATCAGGTCGCCACCGAGATCCTCAATGAGCTCGAATGTGAAGGACATATCGAACAGGAGATCCTGCTGCTCCGCCGGCAGGTGGAACAAACCCAACGCCAGTTAACTGTTCGCGGGTTTTTGGACAGCGCCCGCCGCTTCGCCGAGGAGGAAGAGTTCGCCCTTTCTCTCCGCAAGGTCCAGGAAGCGCTCGACCTCGACCCCGAGAACACCGACGCCCAGGCCCTGCGCAATGAGGTGGAGAAGCAGCGGCGTGCCCGGAAGATCGAGGAATGGGCCGCGCTGGCCAAGAAGCACCTCGAGAACAATGCGTTCACCCATGCCCGCACCGCCCTGCAGAGCCTCCTGGAACTCCGCCCGAACGAACCCAATGCACTGGCGCTGCTCGCCGAGATTCAGCGCAAGGAGCAGGAGTTCGAGAAGATCCGCCAGGAGAAGAGCCGGTTAGTGGCCAGCGCCCGCGACGCCTGGCAGCGCGGCGAAGTCACCAGCGCTTTGACGAACCTCGAGAAATGGGTCAATCTCGACGGCCAGGCGCCGGAGACTGATGCTGAGCGGATGGTCTCGCTGCAAAGCTTCTACAAGCAGGTGCGCGGCGAGCATGAAGCGCTGAAGAACTCCTATGACAAGGCGCGTCACCTGCTCTCCGAGGGTGATCACGCCGGGTCGCTGGCCATCTGCAATCAGTACCTGGCCAAGTATCCAGGCCATGCCCTGTTTCAAGCGCTGAAGTTCGACGTCGAAGAACGCCAACGGCAAAACCTCTCCGCCTACATCGCCGAGACCGACCGGCGCGTCGACAACGAAGCCGACCTGGATCGCCGGGTCGCTGTTCTCGAAGAAGCTCTCCGCCAGCATCCCGGTGAAAGTCATTTCGAACGCGCGCTGAAATTGACCCGCGACAAGCGCGATCTCGTCTCGAGCGTCGCGTCGCGCGCCCGGCTCCACGAGGACGAGGGCCGCTTCGGCGAGGCGCTGGACCAGTGGGAAGTCCTCCGCGCGATCCATGCCTCCTTCCCCGGCCTGGAGTATGAGATCGATCGCGTTCAGAAGCGCCGTGACTCCCAGGCCCTGGTGGATGCCCGCTCAGGCTGGATTCGCCAGATCGACCATCACATCGAGGCGCGGGACTTCACCAAGGCGGCCGCCTCCGCGTCTCAGGCTCTCGCCGAGTTCCCCGGCGACCAGGAACTGATCGAACTGCGCAAGATGGCGGACGAGAAATACGCCCAGGTCAACCTGGCCGTTTCCCTGCTTGAGCAGGGCCGCGCCGTCGCCGCCGAAGGACAACCGGAAGCGGCGCTGGAACTCCTGCACAAGGCCTACCAGACCGATCGGGACAATCCAATGATCCGGTCGGCGCTCGTCAATGCCCTCGCCTTGCGGGCTAAGAACGTCGCGGACACCGATCCCACCAGTGCCGACGAGCTGGTCGGACAGATTCTGAAGATTGATCCCGGCCATACCATCGGCTTGAATTTGCGGGCCCTGCGGGCAGACAAGAAGAAGGAAGAGTTCATCGGCTGGTGCACCGCCCAGGCACGCAAGCTGCAGGCGGCCGGCGACCTGGAAGGCGCCATCGTGATCGTGCAGGAGGGCCTTTCCAAATACCCCAACGATGCCCGCCTGAATCAGCTTTACACTACCCTGGATCGCACCCAGGGCGGCATCCGGAAGATGCCCCAGCCGCCTCCACTCCCCGCACCTCCGCCGCCGGCTGCTGCCGCACCCGGACCACCGCCACCCGTCGTGCCACCGAAGCCCGGGCCGGCGCCCAGCGTTCCTCAGCCGCCAACCCGGGTTCCCACGATGGCGCCCCCGGTCGTACCACCACCGCCGGGGCCTGGCGGCAACGTGCCTCCTCCTCTGCCTGTGCAGTCGCCTCCCGTGGTGCCGCCTCCGCCTTCCGCTGCGGTGCCGCTGCCTCCGCAGGCTTCCGTGAATGTGCCGCCGACCCCACCATTGCCGCCGCCGGGCCCAGGTGTGCCCCCGCTTCCTGTCACTGAGCGGCCCATTGCCGGTAAATCTCCCCTGCCGGCAGAGCCGGCGGTGCCGCCCACCACGGTCATTTCACCTGTCGCTCCGCCGACGGTTCTGAAGTCACAGGCCCCACCGCCGCCTCCGGCCAAGCCTTCTTCGCTCGCCACCCTGGTCAACAGCTCAAAAACCATACGCTATGGTCTGGTGGGAGCGGCGGCTCTCATCCTGATTGCCAGTGTCGCGGCAATCTTCAAAAAAGCTCAGCCGGTGGGACCAGTTCTCGTCAAAGTCGAGGTGCGCACGACACCGCAGGGCGCGAAGATCTCAATCAGCGACCAGGATCGCGGAGTCTCCAATCTCAAGCTGGACTTGACACCCGGTGAGTATCGCGCGGCCGCCGAGTTGGAGGGCTACCAACCGACATTCAGTACTTTCACGGTACGACCAGGTGCCCCGATAGTCGTTGATCTGACTCTGCTGCCCTGGAAGCCCGCCGTGCGCGTCGTGAGCGAGGCCGAAGTGACTCAGGCCACTCTTTCCGGCCAGACCATGAATCCCGGTGCGCCAGGCGAGTATGCTGTTGATTCGCTGGGAGAAGGCTCTTACCAGTTGCGGATCGTGTCACCGAAGGGGGAGGTCAGTGCCGGCCTCCAGCTTTCGCCCCGCTCCGTGGCAACGTTGGCCGGGCCCATCCAGGTCAAGGACTTGGGGCTGATGCTCGTGAATCAGTATCTTGACCGCGTTGTGATCTATTACAGCGATCCCACCAGCAAGGTGAGCCTCGACGGCCAACCTGCCCAGCCGGTGCCCGTGGATGGCTTATCCATCAATGGGGTGAAGACTGGAGCCCACACCGTGAATGTCGAAGTCGGCACCACTACCCGCACCCTGACGTTCACCATGGCGCAAACGCCTATCGTTCAGGCGTTTGTCCTCGGCAAGGCCGAGGCTGATATGGGCACGATTCTGGTGAAGGCCGGCGAGGAGAACGTCAGCGTCACGATCAATGGCTACCCGCACTATCTGAAGACCCGCCAGGGGCAGGTCCGGCTGGTCAGCATTAAGCCGGGTACTTACAAGTTGGCGATTGCAAAGGATGGCTTCGAGGTGCCGCCCGCCCAGAATGTTGAGGTGAAGAAGGGCGAAGAGGCGATCGTCGAGTTCAAGCTGAAACAGATCGCCAAATTGGCCACCGCTAAAATCCAGGGCGCTCCGGGCGCTCAGCTTTTCATTGATGGGCAGGCCGCTGGTTCGCTGGCGCCCGACGGAACCTTCTCTGTGGATGTTGCGCCAGGCAGTCACAGTTTTGAGCTGCACCGCGGTACGGCGAAGTCCAAACCTGTCACCCGGGACTTTAAATCGGGTGAGACCGTACAGGTTGCCGTCGATCTGCCCGCCCAGCAGGTGAATGGCACGGTTCGCTTCGAGGTCACCCCCTCGGATGCCACCCTCACGATACGGCGCGCCAACGAGCCCGAATCCCAGGCGCGGCCGGTGAGCCAGAATCCGCTTTCCCTGCCGGAAGGATCTTACATCGTCTTCGCCGCCTCTCCGAAGCATACGTCTTCGGTCGCGAACCTAAATGTCCAGAATGGGGTGAGCCAGACGCTGACCCTCTCTCTGCGCGCCCTGGAGGATCGCCAGCCCAAGAAAGCCGCCGAGACCCATGGGCTGGGAGACTTTGACGACCCGAACGGCTGGTCGAATGAGGGAGAGTGGAACGTCCGGAAGGGTGGGAAGTATGTCACCTACCGTCTGGCAAACACGGCGGCTGTCTTCCAGTTCCAGATTCAACAGCGCAAAGGTAAGCGGCTTCAGTGGTTCCTGCACTATACGGATTCTCGCAATCATGTGCTGTTCCGTCTGGACAAGACCAGCTTTTCGCGGGTCCTGGTGGCCGGCGGAAAATCGACCGATCAGGCCAGAATCGAGCACCATCTGCAGGATACCGGCACGTACGAAGTCCGCATCACCGTCGATTCCGATCGCATCGTCCACGAACTGCGGAATGGCGATCGCTGGGTGGTTGTCGACTCCTACAGTGAGAAGGGAGTTGATCTGGCTGCCGGTAAGTTCGGGTTCTACGTGCCGGAAAGCCTGATCCCAGGGCACGACGAATACGGAGTGAAGAAGTTCACAATGGTCACGAAGCCGCGCTGA